A part of Solea solea chromosome 8, fSolSol10.1, whole genome shotgun sequence genomic DNA contains:
- the hnrnpk gene encoding heterogeneous nuclear ribonucleoprotein K, whose protein sequence is MDTDIEQHDESFSNNESNGKRPAEEADEQKSFKRSRNSEEMVELRILLQSKNAGAVIGKGGKNIKALRTDFNASVSVPDSSGPERILSISADIETVGEILLKIIPTLEEYQQYNGMDFDCELRLLIHQSLAGSIIGVKGAKIKELRENTKTSIKLFQECCPQSTDRVVLVGGKTERVVECIKTMLELIAEAPIKGRAQPYDPNFYDETYEYGGFTMMFEERGSGRRLMGGFPMRGGRSSGGDHGFDRMSSSRGVRGPMPPSRRDYDEMSPRRGPPPHPSRVSRGSSRGRNMSMGHPHRGGDDRYYDSYRGSDERSTDRRSRPDRYSDSMSGGGYDNSSSWDNYHSGRGSYSDMGGPVITTQVTIPKDLAGSIIGKGGQRIKQIRHESSASIKIDEPLEGSEDRIITISGTQDQIQNAQFLLQNSVKQFSGHMV, encoded by the exons ATGGACACAGACATTGAACAGCACGACGAATCATTTAGCAACAATGAATCTAACG GTAAGCGCCCTGCTGAGGAGGCAGATGAGCAGAAATCCTTCAAGCGCTCCAGGAACTCGGAGGAGATGGTTGAGCTTCGCATCCTCCTGCAGAGCAAA AATGCAGGAGCAGTAATTGGAAAGGGTGGCAAAAACATCAAAGCCCTGCGTACAGAC TTCAATGCCAGTGTGTCAGTCCCAGACAGCAGTGGGCCTGAGCG CATCCTGAGCATCAGTGCCGACATCGAGACAGTTGGAGAAATCCTGCTGAAGATTATCCCAACACTGGAAGAG TACCAGCAGTACAATGGTATGGATTTTGACTGTGAGTTGCGCCTGCTAATCCACCAGAGCCTCGCTGGCTCAATCATCGGGGTGAAGGGAGCCAAGATCAAGGAGCTCCGGGAG AACACAAAAACCAGCATCAAGCTGTTCCAGGAGTGCTGTCCTCAGTCGACAGACCGCGTTGTGCTGGTTGGTGGTAAAACGGAAAGAGTGGTGGAGTGCATCAAGACTATGCTGGAGCTCATCGCTGAA GCTCCCATTAAGGGCCGTGCACAACCCTACGACCCCAACTTCTATGATGAAACGTATGAATATGGTGGATTCACCATGATGTTTgaagagagggggagtggcCGTAGACTTATGGGAGGGTTCCCCATGCGTGGTGGAAGGTCCAGTGGTGGAGACCATGGGTTTGATAGAATGTCCTCTAGCAGAGGGGTACGTGGACCCATGCCACCTTCTCGCCGGGATTACGATGAAATGAGCCCCCGTCGCGGTCCTCCACCCCACCCGAGTCGAGTCAGCAGGGGGAGTAGCCGTGGACGCAATATGTCCATGGGACACCCACACAGAGGAGG AGATGATCGTTACTATGACTCGTACCGTGGCTCAGATGAAAGGTCAAC TGACAGAAGGAGCAGACCGGATCGCTATAGCGATAGCATG agTGGAGGAGGCTATG ATAACAGTTCCTCCTGGGATAACTACCATTCAG GACGTGGCTCCTATAGTGACATGGGAGGGCCTGTCATCACCACACAAGTGACGATCCCCAAAGAT CTGGCTGGGTCTATTATTGGTAAGGGAGGTCAGCGGATCAAACAGATCCGCCACGAGTCCAGCGCCTCCATCAAAATCGATGAGCCCCTGGAAGGTTCTGAGGACAGAATCATCACAATTTCTGGCACGCAGGATCAGATTCAGAATGCCCAGTTCCTTCTACAGAACAg TGTGAAGCAGTTCTCTGGTCATATGGTGTAA
- the qng1 gene encoding queuosine salvage protein codes for MEPPLLPRESGQFIAERSRDVFVEDEGVQKVAEMLYSLQHSDVLTASGWKKANPLAPAPTSDEALNWVFVVDTMNFSFWPEKETQQCEVTYKGTTYTGYMTLCAAITRAMEEGLPITDPKYFSKMSVEELGHVLRSDNETPMPMLQDRYKVLTEGGLVLLEHGGSFRSFISHAGNDARKMVELVVEKIPSYRDEATYEGKRISIYKRAQILVADFWGVMEARGEGDIINMDWLTMFADYRVPQALVYLGVLRYSDSLMQTLKNGELLCSGDRREVEIRGCSIWSVELIRGRLCELVQERDGQTCDINSAIIDFYLWPYAKLHHKEMAHIPIHHTRCIYY; via the exons ATGGAACCGCCGCTGCTTCCCCGTGAGTCTGGCCAGTTCATCGCAGAGCGGAGTCGGGATGTGTTTGTGGAGGATGAAGGAGTGCAGAAGGTGGCAGAGATGCTGTACTCTCTGCAACACAGTGACGTCCTGACTGCCAGTGGCTGGAAAAAGGCAAATCCACTGGCCCCAGCACCCACTTCTGACG AGGCTTTGAACTGGGTGTTTGTGGTCGACACCATGAACTTCTCCTTTTGGCCAGAGAAAGAAACCCAGCAGTGTGAGGTGACGTATAAAGGGACCACGTACACAGGTTACATGACGCTTTGTGCTGCCATCACCAGGGCCATGGAAGAAG GTTTACCCATCACTGATCCAAAGTACTTCTCTAAGATGAGTGTGGAGGAGTTGGGACACGTCCTTCGGTCTGACAATGAAACGCCCATGCCGATGCTGCAGGACCGCTACAAG GTGCTGACAGAAGGCGGCCTTGTGTTGCTGGAACACGGCGGAAGTTTCCGCAGTTTCATCAGTCACGCTGGGAACGATGCCCGGAAGATGGTGGAGCTCGTCGTGGAGAAGATCCCCTCCTACAGGGACGAAGCTACCTATGAG GGGAAGAGAATCTCAATCTACAAGCGAGCCCAGATCCTGGTGGCAGATTTCTGGGGTGTCATGGAGGccagaggagagggagacatCATTAACATGGACTGGCTCACCATGTTTGCCGACTACAGGGTCCCACAGGCCCTCGTGTACCTTGGAGTACTGCGATACTCTGACTCACTGATGCAGACGCTGAAGAATG GTGAGCTGTTGTGTTCAGGGGACAGGAGAGAGGTGGAGATCCGAGGTTGTTCCATTTGGTCCGTGGAGCTGATCAGAGGCCGACTTTGCGAGCTGGTGCAGgagagagacggacagacaTGTGACATCAACTCTGCCATCATAGACTTCTACCTGTGGCCTTATGCCAAGCTGCATCACAAAGAGATGGCGCACATTCCCATACATCACACTCGCTGTATTTACTACTGA
- the rmi1 gene encoding recQ-mediated genome instability protein 1 isoform X1: MAPEIQTVVCSTQAWLQTSWHVQVPYAWLEACVEWLQEEAGGPGRLSQQQINQQALDQWLLTDLRDLDCPVLPERLAEALKTKLSGTFCVQVDSFLDISQPAYGQLQKWKGTDCGNDDVSAVTQTTQRPWEARPTRMLLLQITDGVQSLEAMEYQPIPALSTALRPGAKLQLQGQMVCRLGMLLLGPSNIKVLGGEVEDLVDRNTQGRVLSRTLGLAEVEEQQQQQQEEEEEEGPPAPQQVNPGEEDLDLDDAELLASLDTQEEVQRVPVGSVGDSGYGTLGDISTSSLRSVVSTASSRSEASAHSYRSGLAHSSRGGLLQEDPDPIDLLLSDQEIQAEVQDHHMAEEDFPDEDFDDIPFDELDSVIYRQTTNVTAHSVSHRNTSKSNTRTSGNPGSFDGATKAQTSQFERHESNFSGLRSGSCNSRSITPNRDLLGSAKGANGQLAATTSTPSFTPTALEPSHEPQLISDEETDFMDEDMDCFLEEVENFGVHPGAQGPRRDIADATKAESSGPSYAPDSSRSVRDGVSIRTGHTTPHEQTSNSADHNKLPAKKDTQSDRTAPVLTLTSPPFTYLCLLEDLKSKPHPRTTEIRVKAFIVTLLGKLISRNNAWSVCATISDGTSYMDVELSDKVLTDLLGFSVAEKASLKRNPARRGELDAGMRRCQEGLVDMCCLMTIVVEPDGGKAVVTKADQVTEKVLQELEMRARARRR, from the exons ATGGCCCCTGAGATCCAGACAGTGGTGTGTTCCACCCAAGCCTGGCTGCAGACCTCCTGGCATGTCCAGGTGCCCTATGCCTGGCTGGAAGCCTGTGTGGAGTGGCTACAAGAAGAGGCAGGTGGGCCAGGTCgtctgtcacagcagcaaattAACCAACAG GCTCTGGACCAGTGGCTGCTGACAGATCTGAGGGACCTGGATTGTCCTGTTCTCCCTGAAAGACTTGCTGAGGCACTTAAGACTAAACTCAGCGGCACTTTCTGTGTTCAG GTTGACTCATTTCTTGACATCAGTCAGCCTGCATATGGGCAGCTACAGAAATGGAAGGGCACAGACTGCGGCAACGATGATGTGTCCGCAGTCACGCAGACCACCCAGAGGCCTTGGGAAGCCAGACCGACACGTATGCTACTGCTGCAG ATAACGGATGGAGTCCAGAGCTTGGAGGCCATGGAGTATCAGCCCATCCCTGCACTCAGCACAGCCCTCAG GCCTGGCGCAAAGCTGCAGTTGCAGGGACAAATGGTTTGCAGACTTGGGATGCTGCTGTTGGGGCCTTCCAATATCAAAGTCCTGGGTGGTGAGGTGGAAGACCTAGTGGACAGGAATACACAG GGCCGGGTACTGTCCCGTACACTTGGACTTGCTgaggtggaggagcagcagcagcagcagcaggaagaggaggaagaagagggaccACCAGCACCACAGCAAG TTAACCCTGGTGAGGAAGACCTGGACCTTGATGATGCAGAGTTGTTGGCCAGTCTGGACACACAGGAGGAGGTGCAAAGGGTTCCGGTGGGTTCTGTTGGAGACAGTGGCTACGGGACACTGGGTGACATCTCCACTTCCTCTCTCAGGAGTGTTGTCTCCACAGCGTCATCCAG AAGTGAAGCCTCCGCCCACTCTTACAGAAGTGGCTTGGCCCACAGTAGCAGAGGTGGTTTGCTCCAGGAGGATCCTGACCCCATTGACCTCCTACTATCTGACCAAGAGATTCAGGCAGAGGTCCAAGACCACCACATGGCAGAAGAAGACTTTCCTGATGAAGACTTCGACGATATTCCTTTTGATGAGTTGGACAGTGTGATCTATCGGCAAACCACAAATGTTACTGCGCACAGTgtcagtcacagaaacacatctAAAAGTAACACCAGAACATCGGGGAATCCCGGCAGTTTCGACGGCGCCACAAAAGCCCAAACTTCACAGTTTGAGCGGCACGAGTCAAATTTCTCAGGGTTACGTTCTGGTTCTTGCAACTCCAGATCTATCACACCGAACAGAGACCTTTTAGGCAGTGCTAAAGGAGCTAATGGGCAGTTAGCAGCCACAACTTCCACACCGTCCTTTACCCCAACAGCTTTAGAGCCGTCACATGAACCACAACTCATAAGTGATGAGGAGACAGATTTTATGGATGAGGACATGGACTGCTTTCTTGAAGAGGTAGAAAACTTTGGCGTGCATCCTGGAGCGCAGGGGCCGAGGAGAGACATAGCGGACGCTACCAAAGCAGAGAGTTCAGGGCCCAGTTATGCACCTGATTCATCAAGATCTGTAAGAGATGGTGTTTCTATTCGCACAGGACACACAACACCTCATGAGCAAACTTCAAACAGTGCAGACCACAACAAACTGCCTGCTAAAAAGGATACACAAAGTGACAGGACAGCTCCTGTTCTCACTCTGACCTCTCCACCTTTTACGTACTTGTGTCTCCTAGAGGACCTGAAGTCTAAGCCACACCCCCGCACCACAGAGATCCGTGTGAAAGCGTTCATCGTTACTCTTCTAGGGAAACTCATCAGCAGGAACAATGcttggagtgtgtgtgcaacaaTATCAGATGGAACCAGTTACATGGATGTGGAGCTGTCGGATAAGGTTTTGACGGACCTGCTTGGCTTCTCCGTGGCGGAGAAGGCGTCTCTGAAGCGTAACCCAGCCCGGAGGGGTGAGCTTGACGCAGGGATGCGGAGATGTCAGGAAGGCCTGGTGGACATGTGTTGTCTTATGACCATTGTGGTTGAACCCGACGGTGGGAAAGCGGTTGTGACAAAGGCAGACCAGGTCACTGAGAAAGTACTGCAGGAGCTGGAGATGAGGGCAAGAGCCAGGAGAagataa
- the rmi1 gene encoding recQ-mediated genome instability protein 1 isoform X2: MAPEIQTVVCSTQAWLQTSWHVQVPYAWLEACVEWLQEEAGGPGRLSQQQINQQALDQWLLTDLRDLDCPVLPERLAEALKTKLSGTFCVQVDSFLDISQPAYGQLQKWKGTDCGNDDVSAVTQTTQRPWEARPTRMLLLQITDGVQSLEAMEYQPIPALSTALRPGAKLQLQGQMVCRLGMLLLGPSNIKVLGGEVEDLVDRNTQGRVLSRTLGLAEVEEQQQQQQEEEEEEGPPAPQQVNPGEEDLDLDDAELLASLDTQEEVQRVPVGSVGDSGYGTLGDISTSSLRSVVSTASSRSGLAHSSRGGLLQEDPDPIDLLLSDQEIQAEVQDHHMAEEDFPDEDFDDIPFDELDSVIYRQTTNVTAHSVSHRNTSKSNTRTSGNPGSFDGATKAQTSQFERHESNFSGLRSGSCNSRSITPNRDLLGSAKGANGQLAATTSTPSFTPTALEPSHEPQLISDEETDFMDEDMDCFLEEVENFGVHPGAQGPRRDIADATKAESSGPSYAPDSSRSVRDGVSIRTGHTTPHEQTSNSADHNKLPAKKDTQSDRTAPVLTLTSPPFTYLCLLEDLKSKPHPRTTEIRVKAFIVTLLGKLISRNNAWSVCATISDGTSYMDVELSDKVLTDLLGFSVAEKASLKRNPARRGELDAGMRRCQEGLVDMCCLMTIVVEPDGGKAVVTKADQVTEKVLQELEMRARARRR; the protein is encoded by the exons ATGGCCCCTGAGATCCAGACAGTGGTGTGTTCCACCCAAGCCTGGCTGCAGACCTCCTGGCATGTCCAGGTGCCCTATGCCTGGCTGGAAGCCTGTGTGGAGTGGCTACAAGAAGAGGCAGGTGGGCCAGGTCgtctgtcacagcagcaaattAACCAACAG GCTCTGGACCAGTGGCTGCTGACAGATCTGAGGGACCTGGATTGTCCTGTTCTCCCTGAAAGACTTGCTGAGGCACTTAAGACTAAACTCAGCGGCACTTTCTGTGTTCAG GTTGACTCATTTCTTGACATCAGTCAGCCTGCATATGGGCAGCTACAGAAATGGAAGGGCACAGACTGCGGCAACGATGATGTGTCCGCAGTCACGCAGACCACCCAGAGGCCTTGGGAAGCCAGACCGACACGTATGCTACTGCTGCAG ATAACGGATGGAGTCCAGAGCTTGGAGGCCATGGAGTATCAGCCCATCCCTGCACTCAGCACAGCCCTCAG GCCTGGCGCAAAGCTGCAGTTGCAGGGACAAATGGTTTGCAGACTTGGGATGCTGCTGTTGGGGCCTTCCAATATCAAAGTCCTGGGTGGTGAGGTGGAAGACCTAGTGGACAGGAATACACAG GGCCGGGTACTGTCCCGTACACTTGGACTTGCTgaggtggaggagcagcagcagcagcagcaggaagaggaggaagaagagggaccACCAGCACCACAGCAAG TTAACCCTGGTGAGGAAGACCTGGACCTTGATGATGCAGAGTTGTTGGCCAGTCTGGACACACAGGAGGAGGTGCAAAGGGTTCCGGTGGGTTCTGTTGGAGACAGTGGCTACGGGACACTGGGTGACATCTCCACTTCCTCTCTCAGGAGTGTTGTCTCCACAGCGTCATCCAG AAGTGGCTTGGCCCACAGTAGCAGAGGTGGTTTGCTCCAGGAGGATCCTGACCCCATTGACCTCCTACTATCTGACCAAGAGATTCAGGCAGAGGTCCAAGACCACCACATGGCAGAAGAAGACTTTCCTGATGAAGACTTCGACGATATTCCTTTTGATGAGTTGGACAGTGTGATCTATCGGCAAACCACAAATGTTACTGCGCACAGTgtcagtcacagaaacacatctAAAAGTAACACCAGAACATCGGGGAATCCCGGCAGTTTCGACGGCGCCACAAAAGCCCAAACTTCACAGTTTGAGCGGCACGAGTCAAATTTCTCAGGGTTACGTTCTGGTTCTTGCAACTCCAGATCTATCACACCGAACAGAGACCTTTTAGGCAGTGCTAAAGGAGCTAATGGGCAGTTAGCAGCCACAACTTCCACACCGTCCTTTACCCCAACAGCTTTAGAGCCGTCACATGAACCACAACTCATAAGTGATGAGGAGACAGATTTTATGGATGAGGACATGGACTGCTTTCTTGAAGAGGTAGAAAACTTTGGCGTGCATCCTGGAGCGCAGGGGCCGAGGAGAGACATAGCGGACGCTACCAAAGCAGAGAGTTCAGGGCCCAGTTATGCACCTGATTCATCAAGATCTGTAAGAGATGGTGTTTCTATTCGCACAGGACACACAACACCTCATGAGCAAACTTCAAACAGTGCAGACCACAACAAACTGCCTGCTAAAAAGGATACACAAAGTGACAGGACAGCTCCTGTTCTCACTCTGACCTCTCCACCTTTTACGTACTTGTGTCTCCTAGAGGACCTGAAGTCTAAGCCACACCCCCGCACCACAGAGATCCGTGTGAAAGCGTTCATCGTTACTCTTCTAGGGAAACTCATCAGCAGGAACAATGcttggagtgtgtgtgcaacaaTATCAGATGGAACCAGTTACATGGATGTGGAGCTGTCGGATAAGGTTTTGACGGACCTGCTTGGCTTCTCCGTGGCGGAGAAGGCGTCTCTGAAGCGTAACCCAGCCCGGAGGGGTGAGCTTGACGCAGGGATGCGGAGATGTCAGGAAGGCCTGGTGGACATGTGTTGTCTTATGACCATTGTGGTTGAACCCGACGGTGGGAAAGCGGTTGTGACAAAGGCAGACCAGGTCACTGAGAAAGTACTGCAGGAGCTGGAGATGAGGGCAAGAGCCAGGAGAagataa